A region from the Andrena cerasifolii isolate SP2316 chromosome 11, iyAndCera1_principal, whole genome shotgun sequence genome encodes:
- the Foxp gene encoding forkhead box transcription factor P isoform X19 codes for MTQQKQPIITQQSQQPSSGAPGPQPSPHQSPQAPQRGSPPNPSQGPPPGGPPGAPPSQNPSQMMLSPASGIHQMQQLLQQHILSPTQLQSFMQQHTLYLQQQQQQHHQDSSSEHASNQERFGYFSSLKDRSNLLDGEVFAFWTNDCLPRFLRSFRDSADSIRWDLMLQHQHQFAELGRKKLEQAIQQLQEQLQLNVIQQTHLLQTADKKKASAPLQQLALQQQRLVQQLQITQSQYLLQQGLGLQGHNSSSGLQPGEVLPIWKSETPDGPESHQNSNVPKSGTGLNDDIRFGTIAGLLNSTVSSRRSEMNGTTSLDEKPLDISSNDKAHPLYGHGVCKWPGCEVICEDYQAFLKHLNTEHTLDDRSTAQARVQMQVVSQLEIQLQKERDRLTAMMHHLHVAKQMASPEPPKSSESSVFPQTPPCFFQTGSSIPKLNLSTALMNQPPPNFGVSQVSPVSMSALVSAVRSPAGGQLPPSAGGAPMPPIPNMSNMSGMPPLPNMPGSMPTMATMPSMAGPIRRRISDKSLSLSGGLYDEGIVRRRVAVDRSGVDINEEIQRNREFYKNADVRPPFTYASLIRQSIIESPEKQLTLNEIYNWFQNTFCYFRRNAATWKNAVRHNLSLHKCFMRVENVKGAVWTVDEVEFYKRRPQRACSTTGNTRSVAELRRLLIALSLSLFRGVPSKSPTQMHSPTMYGDALNANLQYFQAALGDSNMGFLNNTMCTSTTTSPDKEHVMAHNDLMSPLDEPAVHIKQEGQSPEGGKLTRLIKRELVDAPAEQEGEDDQVDEREYPESHGHDSGQDEDMAEDLSMAPDIMTPEDQIEA; via the exons ATGACCCAGCAAAAGCAGCCTATCATCACGCAGCAATCGCAACAGCCGAGCTCGGGGGCGCCTGGTCCCCAACCGAGTCCTCATCAGAGCCCACAGGCCCCTCAGAGGGGTTCACCGCCGAATCCTTCGCAGGGTCCCCCTCCTGGAGGGCCGCCAGGGGCACCACCCTCTCAGAATCCCTCTCAGATGATGCTCAGCCCGGCGAGCGGCATCCATCAGATGCAACAGCTGCTCCAGCAACACATACTCAGCCCCACGCAACTGCAGTCATTCATGCAGCAGCACACGCTCTActtgcagcaacaacagcagcaacatcATCAG GACTCCTCCTCGGAGCATGCGTCGAACCAGGAGCGATTCGGCTACTTTTCGTCTCTGAAGGAT CGTTCTAATTTGCTCGACGGAGAGGTGTTTGCCTTCTGGACGAACGACTGTTTGCCTCGCTTTCTTCGATCGTTCCGGGATTCCGCTGACTCGATTCGTTGGGACTTGATGTTACAGCACCAGCACCAGTTCGCCGAGCTGGGCAGGAAGAAGCTGGAGCAGGCGATACAGCAACTGCAGGAACAGTTGCAGCTGAACGTTATCCAGCAGACCCATCTGCTGCAAACGGCTGACAAGAAGAAGGCGTCCGCGCCGCTTCAGCAACTGGCGCTGCAACAGCAACGCCTCGTCCAGCAGTTGCAGATCACGCAGAGCCAGTATCTCCTGCAGCAAGGCCTGGGTCTTCAAGGACACAATTCCTCTTCAG GTCTACAGCCAGGAGAAGTCCTGCCAATATGGAAGTCAGAGACCCCCGATGGCCCAGAATCCCATCAGAATTCCAACGTTCCGAAATCTGGGACTGGACTGAACG ACGACATTCGTTTCGGGACTATCGCAGGACTTCTGAATTCGACAGTGTCGAGTCGGCGGTCAGAGATGAACGGCACCACTTCACTGGACGAGAAACCGCTGGACATTTCCTCGAACGACAAGGCTCACCCCCTCTACGGTCATGGGGTTTGCAAGTGGCCAGGCTGTGAAGTTATTTGTGAAGACTATCAAGCATTCCTTAA GCACTTAAACACGGAGCACACGCTGGACGACCGATCGACGGCGCAGGCCAGAGTACAGATGCAAGTGGTCTCCCAGCTGGAGATCCAGTTGCAGAAGGAACGGGACCGGTTGACAGCCATGATGCACCATCTACACGTGGCGAAGCAAATGGCCTCCCCGGAACCGCCCAAGTCGTCTGAGTCATCA GTGTTTCCCCAAACGCCACCCTGTTTCTTTCAGACGGGCTCGAGTATACCAAAGCTGAATCTCTCCACCGCCCTGATGAACCAGCCACCCCCGAACTTCGGCGTGTCCCAGGTCTCTCCTGTCTCGATGTCCGCCCTGGTGTCAGCTGTGAGGTCGCCTGCAGGCGGGCAATTGCCACCCTCGGCGGGCGGCGCACCCATGCCACCTATTCCCAACATGTCCAACATGTCCGGGATGCCTCCGCTGCCAAACATGCCGGGCAGCATGCCCACGATGGCCACCATGCCCAGCATGGCGGGGCCCATCAGGCGGCGTATCAGCGACAAGTCGCTCTCGTTGTCAGGAG GACTGTATGACGAGGGCATTGTAAGGCGCAGAGTAGCCGTCGATAGATCTGGAGTAGATATTAACGAAG AGATCCAACGAAATAGGGAGTTCTACAAGAACGCCGACGTCAGACCGCCGTTCACGTACGCGTCCTTAATACGGCAG TCGATCATCGAGTCCCCGGAGAAGCAACTGACGCTGAACGAGATCTACAATTGGTTCCAGAACACGTTCTGCTACTTCCGGCGCAACGCTGCCACGTGGAAG AACGCAGTGCGACACAACCTGTCTCTCCACAAATGTTTCATGCGAGTCGAAAACGTGAAAGGCGCCGTATGGACGGTGGACGAAGTGGAGTTTTACAAGAGACGTCCTCAACGCGCTTGCAGCACCACCGG GAATACAAGATCTGTAGCCGAATTACGGCGATTACTAATAGCACTCTCTCTGTCGCTATTTAGGGGTGTCCCGTCGAAGAGTCCAACCCAGATGCACAGCCCCACCATGTACGGTGACGCGTTGAACGCCAATCTCCAG TATTTCCAGGCGGCGCTCGGGGACTCTAACATGGGATTTCTCAACAACACGATGTgcacgtcgacgacgacgagtccTGACAAGGAGCACGTGATGGCCCATAACGATTTAAT GTCGCCGTTGGATGAACCAGCGGTGCACATAAAGCAGGAGGGCCAGAGCCCAGAAGGCGGCAAGCTGACGAGATTAATAAAGCGGGAGCTGGTCGACGCGCCCGCGGAGCAGGAGGGCGAGGACGATCAGGTGGACGAGAGGGAGTATCCCGAAAGTCACGGGCACGACTCGGGCCAGGACGAGGACATGGCCGAGGATCTGTCGATGGCGCCCGACATAATGACCCCCGAGGATCAGATCGAGGCGTAG
- the Foxp gene encoding forkhead box transcription factor P isoform X6 codes for MLEPRWRPVQGHIGENPFDNGSWGKEQFQPSAVPWQLNPRGHARPSDDGIMDHDTDGDGAINLSTSQRPSAATTPNGDTPAYGQDQQDNDQATSLFAALKQQQQQPRDSVPSSRERENRERDRLSVRSRENSRGNELGGGVTEQQQQQQQQDLTIQYQSNGKLSPAGHAVTAAPMTQQKQPIITQQSQQPSSGAPGPQPSPHQSPQAPQRGSPPNPSQGPPPGGPPGAPPSQNPSQMMLSPASGIHQMQQLLQQHILSPTQLQSFMQQHTLYLQQQQQQHHQDSSSEHASNQERFGYFSSLKDRSNLLDGEVFAFWTNDCLPRFLRSFRDSADSIRWDLMLQHQHQFAELGRKKLEQAIQQLQEQLQLNVIQQTHLLQTADKKKASAPLQQLALQQQRLVQQLQITQSQYLLQQGLGLQGHNSSSGLQPGEVLPIWKSETPDGPESHQNSNVPKSGTGLNDDIRFGTIAGLLNSTVSSRRSEMNGTTSLDEKPLDISSNDKAHPLYGHGVCKWPGCEVICEDYQAFLKHLNTEHTLDDRSTAQARVQMQVVSQLEIQLQKERDRLTAMMHHLHVAKQMASPEPPKSSESSTGSSIPKLNLSTALMNQPPPNFGVSQVSPVSMSALVSAVRSPAGGQLPPSAGGAPMPPIPNMSNMSGMPPLPNMPGSMPTMATMPSMAGPIRRRISDKSLSLSGGLYDEGIVRRRVAVDRSGVDINEEIQRNREFYKNADVRPPFTYASLIRQSIIESPEKQLTLNEIYNWFQNTFCYFRRNAATWKNAVRHNLSLHKCFMRVENVKGAVWTVDEVEFYKRRPQRACSTTGNTRSVAELRRLLIALSLSLFRGVPSKSPTQMHSPTMYGDALNANLQYFQAALGDSNMGFLNNTMCTSTTTSPDKEHVMAHNDLMSPLDEPAVHIKQEGQSPEGGKLTRLIKRELVDAPAEQEGEDDQVDEREYPESHGHDSGQDEDMAEDLSMAPDIMTPEDQIEA; via the exons GCTACTTCGCTGTTTGCAGCCCTgaagcagcagcaacagcaaccccGGGACAGTGTTCCCTCGTCGAGGGAGCGCGAGAATCGAGAGAGAGACCGACTGTCGGTCCGTAGCCGCGAGAACAGCAGGGGCAACGAGCTAGGTGGCGGCGTGACggaacagcaacaacagcagcagcaacaggaCCTGACGATCCAGTACCAGAGCAATGGGAAGCTCAGTCCCGCTGGGCACGCAGTGACAGCAGCACCCATGACCCAGCAAAAGCAGCCTATCATCACGCAGCAATCGCAACAGCCGAGCTCGGGGGCGCCTGGTCCCCAACCGAGTCCTCATCAGAGCCCACAGGCCCCTCAGAGGGGTTCACCGCCGAATCCTTCGCAGGGTCCCCCTCCTGGAGGGCCGCCAGGGGCACCACCCTCTCAGAATCCCTCTCAGATGATGCTCAGCCCGGCGAGCGGCATCCATCAGATGCAACAGCTGCTCCAGCAACACATACTCAGCCCCACGCAACTGCAGTCATTCATGCAGCAGCACACGCTCTActtgcagcaacaacagcagcaacatcATCAG GACTCCTCCTCGGAGCATGCGTCGAACCAGGAGCGATTCGGCTACTTTTCGTCTCTGAAGGAT CGTTCTAATTTGCTCGACGGAGAGGTGTTTGCCTTCTGGACGAACGACTGTTTGCCTCGCTTTCTTCGATCGTTCCGGGATTCCGCTGACTCGATTCGTTGGGACTTGATGTTACAGCACCAGCACCAGTTCGCCGAGCTGGGCAGGAAGAAGCTGGAGCAGGCGATACAGCAACTGCAGGAACAGTTGCAGCTGAACGTTATCCAGCAGACCCATCTGCTGCAAACGGCTGACAAGAAGAAGGCGTCCGCGCCGCTTCAGCAACTGGCGCTGCAACAGCAACGCCTCGTCCAGCAGTTGCAGATCACGCAGAGCCAGTATCTCCTGCAGCAAGGCCTGGGTCTTCAAGGACACAATTCCTCTTCAG GTCTACAGCCAGGAGAAGTCCTGCCAATATGGAAGTCAGAGACCCCCGATGGCCCAGAATCCCATCAGAATTCCAACGTTCCGAAATCTGGGACTGGACTGAACG ACGACATTCGTTTCGGGACTATCGCAGGACTTCTGAATTCGACAGTGTCGAGTCGGCGGTCAGAGATGAACGGCACCACTTCACTGGACGAGAAACCGCTGGACATTTCCTCGAACGACAAGGCTCACCCCCTCTACGGTCATGGGGTTTGCAAGTGGCCAGGCTGTGAAGTTATTTGTGAAGACTATCAAGCATTCCTTAA GCACTTAAACACGGAGCACACGCTGGACGACCGATCGACGGCGCAGGCCAGAGTACAGATGCAAGTGGTCTCCCAGCTGGAGATCCAGTTGCAGAAGGAACGGGACCGGTTGACAGCCATGATGCACCATCTACACGTGGCGAAGCAAATGGCCTCCCCGGAACCGCCCAAGTCGTCTGAGTCATCA ACGGGCTCGAGTATACCAAAGCTGAATCTCTCCACCGCCCTGATGAACCAGCCACCCCCGAACTTCGGCGTGTCCCAGGTCTCTCCTGTCTCGATGTCCGCCCTGGTGTCAGCTGTGAGGTCGCCTGCAGGCGGGCAATTGCCACCCTCGGCGGGCGGCGCACCCATGCCACCTATTCCCAACATGTCCAACATGTCCGGGATGCCTCCGCTGCCAAACATGCCGGGCAGCATGCCCACGATGGCCACCATGCCCAGCATGGCGGGGCCCATCAGGCGGCGTATCAGCGACAAGTCGCTCTCGTTGTCAGGAG GACTGTATGACGAGGGCATTGTAAGGCGCAGAGTAGCCGTCGATAGATCTGGAGTAGATATTAACGAAG AGATCCAACGAAATAGGGAGTTCTACAAGAACGCCGACGTCAGACCGCCGTTCACGTACGCGTCCTTAATACGGCAG TCGATCATCGAGTCCCCGGAGAAGCAACTGACGCTGAACGAGATCTACAATTGGTTCCAGAACACGTTCTGCTACTTCCGGCGCAACGCTGCCACGTGGAAG AACGCAGTGCGACACAACCTGTCTCTCCACAAATGTTTCATGCGAGTCGAAAACGTGAAAGGCGCCGTATGGACGGTGGACGAAGTGGAGTTTTACAAGAGACGTCCTCAACGCGCTTGCAGCACCACCGG GAATACAAGATCTGTAGCCGAATTACGGCGATTACTAATAGCACTCTCTCTGTCGCTATTTAGGGGTGTCCCGTCGAAGAGTCCAACCCAGATGCACAGCCCCACCATGTACGGTGACGCGTTGAACGCCAATCTCCAG TATTTCCAGGCGGCGCTCGGGGACTCTAACATGGGATTTCTCAACAACACGATGTgcacgtcgacgacgacgagtccTGACAAGGAGCACGTGATGGCCCATAACGATTTAAT GTCGCCGTTGGATGAACCAGCGGTGCACATAAAGCAGGAGGGCCAGAGCCCAGAAGGCGGCAAGCTGACGAGATTAATAAAGCGGGAGCTGGTCGACGCGCCCGCGGAGCAGGAGGGCGAGGACGATCAGGTGGACGAGAGGGAGTATCCCGAAAGTCACGGGCACGACTCGGGCCAGGACGAGGACATGGCCGAGGATCTGTCGATGGCGCCCGACATAATGACCCCCGAGGATCAGATCGAGGCGTAG
- the Foxp gene encoding forkhead box transcription factor P isoform X16 translates to MLEPRWRPVQGHIGENPFDNGSWGKEQFQPSAVPWQLNPRGHARPSDDGIMDHDTDGDGAINLSTSQRPSAATTPNGDTPAYGQDQQDNDQATSLFAALKQQQQQPRDSVPSSRERENRERDRLSVRSRENSRGNELGGGVTEQQQQQQQQDLTIQYQSNGKLSPAGHAVTAAPMTQQKQPIITQQSQQPSSGAPGPQPSPHQSPQAPQRGSPPNPSQGPPPGGPPGAPPSQNPSQMMLSPASGIHQMQQLLQQHILSPTQLQSFMQQHTLYLQQQQQQHHQDSSSEHASNQERFGYFSSLKDHQHQFAELGRKKLEQAIQQLQEQLQLNVIQQTHLLQTADKKKASAPLQQLALQQQRLVQQLQITQSQYLLQQGLGLQGHNSSSGLQPGEVLPIWKSETPDGPESHQNSNVPKSGTGLNVSSRRSEMNGTTSLDEKPLDISSNDKAHPLYGHGVCKWPGCEVICEDYQAFLKHLNTEHTLDDRSTAQARVQMQVVSQLEIQLQKERDRLTAMMHHLHVAKQMASPEPPKSSESSTGSSIPKLNLSTALMNQPPPNFGVSQVSPVSMSALVSAVRSPAGGQLPPSAGGAPMPPIPNMSNMSGMPPLPNMPGSMPTMATMPSMAGPIRRRISDKSLSLSGGLPYMLERAGLDVQQEIQRNREFYKNADVRPPFTYASLIRQSIIESPEKQLTLNEIYNWFQNTFCYFRRNAATWKNAIRTNLSLHKCFVRYEDDFGSFWMVDDAEFVKRRHLSRGRPRKYDPTPSPTPPHLSAQGVPSKSPTQMHSPTMYGDALNANLQYFQAALGDSNMGFLNNTMCTSTTTSPDKEHVMAHNDLMSPLDEPAVHIKQEGQSPEGGKLTRLIKRELVDAPAEQEGEDDQVDEREYPESHGHDSGQDEDMAEDLSMAPDIMTPEDQIEA, encoded by the exons GCTACTTCGCTGTTTGCAGCCCTgaagcagcagcaacagcaaccccGGGACAGTGTTCCCTCGTCGAGGGAGCGCGAGAATCGAGAGAGAGACCGACTGTCGGTCCGTAGCCGCGAGAACAGCAGGGGCAACGAGCTAGGTGGCGGCGTGACggaacagcaacaacagcagcagcaacaggaCCTGACGATCCAGTACCAGAGCAATGGGAAGCTCAGTCCCGCTGGGCACGCAGTGACAGCAGCACCCATGACCCAGCAAAAGCAGCCTATCATCACGCAGCAATCGCAACAGCCGAGCTCGGGGGCGCCTGGTCCCCAACCGAGTCCTCATCAGAGCCCACAGGCCCCTCAGAGGGGTTCACCGCCGAATCCTTCGCAGGGTCCCCCTCCTGGAGGGCCGCCAGGGGCACCACCCTCTCAGAATCCCTCTCAGATGATGCTCAGCCCGGCGAGCGGCATCCATCAGATGCAACAGCTGCTCCAGCAACACATACTCAGCCCCACGCAACTGCAGTCATTCATGCAGCAGCACACGCTCTActtgcagcaacaacagcagcaacatcATCAG GACTCCTCCTCGGAGCATGCGTCGAACCAGGAGCGATTCGGCTACTTTTCGTCTCTGAAGGAT CACCAGCACCAGTTCGCCGAGCTGGGCAGGAAGAAGCTGGAGCAGGCGATACAGCAACTGCAGGAACAGTTGCAGCTGAACGTTATCCAGCAGACCCATCTGCTGCAAACGGCTGACAAGAAGAAGGCGTCCGCGCCGCTTCAGCAACTGGCGCTGCAACAGCAACGCCTCGTCCAGCAGTTGCAGATCACGCAGAGCCAGTATCTCCTGCAGCAAGGCCTGGGTCTTCAAGGACACAATTCCTCTTCAG GTCTACAGCCAGGAGAAGTCCTGCCAATATGGAAGTCAGAGACCCCCGATGGCCCAGAATCCCATCAGAATTCCAACGTTCCGAAATCTGGGACTGGACTGAACG TGTCGAGTCGGCGGTCAGAGATGAACGGCACCACTTCACTGGACGAGAAACCGCTGGACATTTCCTCGAACGACAAGGCTCACCCCCTCTACGGTCATGGGGTTTGCAAGTGGCCAGGCTGTGAAGTTATTTGTGAAGACTATCAAGCATTCCTTAA GCACTTAAACACGGAGCACACGCTGGACGACCGATCGACGGCGCAGGCCAGAGTACAGATGCAAGTGGTCTCCCAGCTGGAGATCCAGTTGCAGAAGGAACGGGACCGGTTGACAGCCATGATGCACCATCTACACGTGGCGAAGCAAATGGCCTCCCCGGAACCGCCCAAGTCGTCTGAGTCATCA ACGGGCTCGAGTATACCAAAGCTGAATCTCTCCACCGCCCTGATGAACCAGCCACCCCCGAACTTCGGCGTGTCCCAGGTCTCTCCTGTCTCGATGTCCGCCCTGGTGTCAGCTGTGAGGTCGCCTGCAGGCGGGCAATTGCCACCCTCGGCGGGCGGCGCACCCATGCCACCTATTCCCAACATGTCCAACATGTCCGGGATGCCTCCGCTGCCAAACATGCCGGGCAGCATGCCCACGATGGCCACCATGCCCAGCATGGCGGGGCCCATCAGGCGGCGTATCAGCGACAAGTCGCTCTCGTTGTCAGGAG GGCTGCCCTACATGCTGGAGCGTGCTGGCCTTGACGTCCAACAAG AGATCCAACGAAATAGGGAGTTCTACAAGAACGCCGACGTCAGACCGCCGTTCACGTACGCGTCCTTAATACGGCAG TCGATCATCGAGTCCCCGGAGAAGCAACTGACGCTGAACGAGATCTACAATTGGTTCCAGAACACGTTCTGCTACTTCCGGCGCAACGCTGCCACGTGGAAG AACGCGATCCGCACCAATCTATCATTGCACAAGTGTTTTGTGCGCTATGAGGACGACTTCGGGTCATTCTGGATGGTGGACGACGCCGAGTTCGTAAAGCGGCGGCATCTGTCCCGCGGCCGCCCCAGGAAATATGACCCAACCCCATCACCCACTCCACCCCACCTCTCCGCACA GGGTGTCCCGTCGAAGAGTCCAACCCAGATGCACAGCCCCACCATGTACGGTGACGCGTTGAACGCCAATCTCCAG TATTTCCAGGCGGCGCTCGGGGACTCTAACATGGGATTTCTCAACAACACGATGTgcacgtcgacgacgacgagtccTGACAAGGAGCACGTGATGGCCCATAACGATTTAAT GTCGCCGTTGGATGAACCAGCGGTGCACATAAAGCAGGAGGGCCAGAGCCCAGAAGGCGGCAAGCTGACGAGATTAATAAAGCGGGAGCTGGTCGACGCGCCCGCGGAGCAGGAGGGCGAGGACGATCAGGTGGACGAGAGGGAGTATCCCGAAAGTCACGGGCACGACTCGGGCCAGGACGAGGACATGGCCGAGGATCTGTCGATGGCGCCCGACATAATGACCCCCGAGGATCAGATCGAGGCGTAG
- the Foxp gene encoding forkhead box transcription factor P isoform X7, with product MLEPRWRPVQGHIGENPFDNGSWGKEQFQPSAVPWQLNPRGHARPSDDGIMDHDTDGDGAINLSTSQRPSAATTPNGDTPAYGQDQQDNDQATSLFAALKQQQQQPRDSVPSSRERENRERDRLSVRSRENSRGNELGGGVTEQQQQQQQQDLTIQYQSNGKLSPAGHAVTAAPMTQQKQPIITQQSQQPSSGAPGPQPSPHQSPQAPQRGSPPNPSQGPPPGGPPGAPPSQNPSQMMLSPASGIHQMQQLLQQHILSPTQLQSFMQQHTLYLQQQQQQHHQDSSSEHASNQERFGYFSSLKDRSNLLDGEVFAFWTNDCLPRFLRSFRDSADSIRWDLMLQHQHQFAELGRKKLEQAIQQLQEQLQLNVIQQTHLLQTADKKKASAPLQQLALQQQRLVQQLQITQSQYLLQQGLGLQGHNSSSGLQPGEVLPIWKSETPDGPESHQNSNVPKSGTGLNDDIRFGTIAGLLNSTVSSRRSEMNGTTSLDEKPLDISSNDKAHPLYGHGVCKWPGCEVICEDYQAFLKHLNTEHTLDDRSTAQARVQMQVVSQLEIQLQKERDRLTAMMHHLHVAKQMASPEPPKSSESSVFPQTPPCFFQTGSSIPKLNLSTALMNQPPPNFGVSQVSPVSMSALVSAVRSPAGGQLPPSAGGAPMPPIPNMSNMSGMPPLPNMPGSMPTMATMPSMAGPIRRRISDKSLSLSGGLPYMLERAGLDVQQEIQRNREFYKNADVRPPFTYASLIRQSIIESPEKQLTLNEIYNWFQNTFCYFRRNAATWKNAIRTNLSLHKCFVRYEDDFGSFWMVDDAEFVKRRHLSRGRPRKYDPTPSPTPPHLSAQGVPSKSPTQMHSPTMYGDALNANLQYFQAALGDSNMGFLNNTMCTSTTTSPDKEHVMAHNDLMSPLDEPAVHIKQEGQSPEGGKLTRLIKRELVDAPAEQEGEDDQVDEREYPESHGHDSGQDEDMAEDLSMAPDIMTPEDQIEA from the exons GCTACTTCGCTGTTTGCAGCCCTgaagcagcagcaacagcaaccccGGGACAGTGTTCCCTCGTCGAGGGAGCGCGAGAATCGAGAGAGAGACCGACTGTCGGTCCGTAGCCGCGAGAACAGCAGGGGCAACGAGCTAGGTGGCGGCGTGACggaacagcaacaacagcagcagcaacaggaCCTGACGATCCAGTACCAGAGCAATGGGAAGCTCAGTCCCGCTGGGCACGCAGTGACAGCAGCACCCATGACCCAGCAAAAGCAGCCTATCATCACGCAGCAATCGCAACAGCCGAGCTCGGGGGCGCCTGGTCCCCAACCGAGTCCTCATCAGAGCCCACAGGCCCCTCAGAGGGGTTCACCGCCGAATCCTTCGCAGGGTCCCCCTCCTGGAGGGCCGCCAGGGGCACCACCCTCTCAGAATCCCTCTCAGATGATGCTCAGCCCGGCGAGCGGCATCCATCAGATGCAACAGCTGCTCCAGCAACACATACTCAGCCCCACGCAACTGCAGTCATTCATGCAGCAGCACACGCTCTActtgcagcaacaacagcagcaacatcATCAG GACTCCTCCTCGGAGCATGCGTCGAACCAGGAGCGATTCGGCTACTTTTCGTCTCTGAAGGAT CGTTCTAATTTGCTCGACGGAGAGGTGTTTGCCTTCTGGACGAACGACTGTTTGCCTCGCTTTCTTCGATCGTTCCGGGATTCCGCTGACTCGATTCGTTGGGACTTGATGTTACAGCACCAGCACCAGTTCGCCGAGCTGGGCAGGAAGAAGCTGGAGCAGGCGATACAGCAACTGCAGGAACAGTTGCAGCTGAACGTTATCCAGCAGACCCATCTGCTGCAAACGGCTGACAAGAAGAAGGCGTCCGCGCCGCTTCAGCAACTGGCGCTGCAACAGCAACGCCTCGTCCAGCAGTTGCAGATCACGCAGAGCCAGTATCTCCTGCAGCAAGGCCTGGGTCTTCAAGGACACAATTCCTCTTCAG GTCTACAGCCAGGAGAAGTCCTGCCAATATGGAAGTCAGAGACCCCCGATGGCCCAGAATCCCATCAGAATTCCAACGTTCCGAAATCTGGGACTGGACTGAACG ACGACATTCGTTTCGGGACTATCGCAGGACTTCTGAATTCGACAGTGTCGAGTCGGCGGTCAGAGATGAACGGCACCACTTCACTGGACGAGAAACCGCTGGACATTTCCTCGAACGACAAGGCTCACCCCCTCTACGGTCATGGGGTTTGCAAGTGGCCAGGCTGTGAAGTTATTTGTGAAGACTATCAAGCATTCCTTAA GCACTTAAACACGGAGCACACGCTGGACGACCGATCGACGGCGCAGGCCAGAGTACAGATGCAAGTGGTCTCCCAGCTGGAGATCCAGTTGCAGAAGGAACGGGACCGGTTGACAGCCATGATGCACCATCTACACGTGGCGAAGCAAATGGCCTCCCCGGAACCGCCCAAGTCGTCTGAGTCATCA GTGTTTCCCCAAACGCCACCCTGTTTCTTTCAGACGGGCTCGAGTATACCAAAGCTGAATCTCTCCACCGCCCTGATGAACCAGCCACCCCCGAACTTCGGCGTGTCCCAGGTCTCTCCTGTCTCGATGTCCGCCCTGGTGTCAGCTGTGAGGTCGCCTGCAGGCGGGCAATTGCCACCCTCGGCGGGCGGCGCACCCATGCCACCTATTCCCAACATGTCCAACATGTCCGGGATGCCTCCGCTGCCAAACATGCCGGGCAGCATGCCCACGATGGCCACCATGCCCAGCATGGCGGGGCCCATCAGGCGGCGTATCAGCGACAAGTCGCTCTCGTTGTCAGGAG GGCTGCCCTACATGCTGGAGCGTGCTGGCCTTGACGTCCAACAAG AGATCCAACGAAATAGGGAGTTCTACAAGAACGCCGACGTCAGACCGCCGTTCACGTACGCGTCCTTAATACGGCAG TCGATCATCGAGTCCCCGGAGAAGCAACTGACGCTGAACGAGATCTACAATTGGTTCCAGAACACGTTCTGCTACTTCCGGCGCAACGCTGCCACGTGGAAG AACGCGATCCGCACCAATCTATCATTGCACAAGTGTTTTGTGCGCTATGAGGACGACTTCGGGTCATTCTGGATGGTGGACGACGCCGAGTTCGTAAAGCGGCGGCATCTGTCCCGCGGCCGCCCCAGGAAATATGACCCAACCCCATCACCCACTCCACCCCACCTCTCCGCACA GGGTGTCCCGTCGAAGAGTCCAACCCAGATGCACAGCCCCACCATGTACGGTGACGCGTTGAACGCCAATCTCCAG TATTTCCAGGCGGCGCTCGGGGACTCTAACATGGGATTTCTCAACAACACGATGTgcacgtcgacgacgacgagtccTGACAAGGAGCACGTGATGGCCCATAACGATTTAAT GTCGCCGTTGGATGAACCAGCGGTGCACATAAAGCAGGAGGGCCAGAGCCCAGAAGGCGGCAAGCTGACGAGATTAATAAAGCGGGAGCTGGTCGACGCGCCCGCGGAGCAGGAGGGCGAGGACGATCAGGTGGACGAGAGGGAGTATCCCGAAAGTCACGGGCACGACTCGGGCCAGGACGAGGACATGGCCGAGGATCTGTCGATGGCGCCCGACATAATGACCCCCGAGGATCAGATCGAGGCGTAG